GCCGTCACCCAGCGGTTTCAGGCCACCTATCGCCAGCAGTTCACCGTCTTCCTCGTAGCCCAGCAGCACGCCGCCCGCCAGACTCGCCGGATCGAAAGGTTCGGTGCGCTCGTCGGTGTCGTTGTACAGCCGCCGCAACTCTCGCTGCTGCTCGGCCATCAGGAAATGAGCGCGTGCATCGGTCAGGGGCAGCGTCTGAAGTGGCATGAAGCTTAGGCTAGCTGCTCGATTGGCGTAGCTCAAGCATGCGCCCTTTGGCGAATGTGCAGATGGTCGCAAAGTTTCTAGACTGTGCGGGCAGTCAGGGAAAGACCTGACGCCTTCCAGACCGGGCCGAAGAAGCAGGGTTCTCCTCGACACAGAACTCCCTGCCTCATTCACTCGTCCGGTCTTCCCTTTTGCAGGCTTCGTCCAGCAGCCAGGACGCCCGGCAACCAGTCGGGAAACGGCGGTGCAAGTCCGTCCAGCCTGCTCCAGATTTTTTCGCACGCTCCGGTATCCCAATTCGGCAGAGGAACACGGCTCAGAACCGTGCCAGTGCAGGTTCGACCCCTGCTCGGAGTACCAGCCCACACGGGCACAGCACTCATAAAAATTTCTGTGGAGACAGGAGGTGAACCCTGATCCAGCGGAAGCTGCGTCTGCCCAGAGACGCGCTTCCAGGCCGCCTGCACAGGCTTCCCTTCCTCGTCACCTTGCCCTGCGGGGCCGAAAGAGAAAGGTTACCCACATCTCTCACACCCTCGACTCTTCAGGATATTCCCGGACTGGCGAGCACCAGCAGACCCAGGGCAGCCCGTTGGACACAGCAGCGGGCTGCCTGGCCACAACACTTTTCACCAATAAACAACATGGATGGGCGGCGACGATGGCGGGTCGCGCTGGACTGTAACCCCAGAGCCTCCGGGCACAGTGAGTTCGAATCTCACACCATCCACCAGTTCCAGGCGGCGGGTAGCTCAGTGGCAGAGCAGATAATCCCCTTCACGGCACCTTGTCCGGTTTCCGGGCCGAACGCGAAGGGTTACCCTCCAACGGATCCGGTCGCGGGTTCGACTCCCGCCCCGCCGCACGGAACATTCAGTACCACAGATGCGAGAACGGTGGTGGAATCGGTAGACACGCAGGAAGCCTGCAAAGGCATTTCCTTCTGCGCCAACTTGCCCGCTCCGGGCCGACAGCCGAAGGTTATCTGGTCTTGCGCCTGAAAAGGCATACGGGTTCAACTCCCGTCCGTTCTCTCGAATATGAAGCGGTAGCTCAACTGGTAGAGCACATGCCTCGTTCAATCCTTGTCCTGCACCGATTTCGGTTGGCGCTGGGCCGAAGAAGGAGGCTTATGACTTTTAATCATGGGGTTGTGGGTTCAAGTCCCACCCGCTTCATTCTTCATGAATCCGTAGCTCAGATGGAAGAGCTTCCGTTTACGAAGCGGAAGGTCGCAGGTTCAACTCCTGCCGGGTTCAGCCCTATCAGCACATCTGCCCACGAAGGAGGGCCGAAGATGAAGACTCCACTCAAGACCATGCTCAGCGCCGTCAACCCTCTGAAGCGCCCACAGGGACAGCCCCTGAATGCGCGGCAGGTACAGAACAACGCGGGCGGCTTCGTGTACAGCATCGGGGATGAAGCCCGGCTGACCCGCTTTCTGGTGCTGGGCAGCGACGGCGGCACGTTCTATGCTGCGCCCGAGCAGCACACCCTTCAGGCCACCGATTTTCTGCGCGAACTGGTCGTGCGCGACGCAGCCCTGGCGCTGCGGATTACGCTGGATGTGGTGCGCCGCAACCGTGCCCCCCGGCCCGACCCGGCGCTGCTGATGCTGGCCCTGATCGCCAAGACCGCCCCCAACGTGACAGATCGTCAGGCGGCGTGGGCAGCCCTGCCGGAAGTGGCCCGCACCGGCACCATGTTGCTGCACTTTCTGGCCTTTGCCCGCGTGTTGGGTGGCTGGGGCCGACTGACCCGCCGGGGCGTGGCGAACGTGTACGAGACGCTGCCCACCGAAAAGCTGGCGCTGTGGGCGGTGAAGTACAAGGCCCGCGACGGCTGGAGTCAGGCCGACGCGCTGCGACTGGCGCACCCCAAGACCGACGACCCGGCCAGGAACGCCGTGCTGAAGTTCATGGTAGACGGCGTGCTGGAAAGCAAGCACCCGGAAACCCGCGTGATCGAGGGCGCTGGACTGGTACAGGCGACCAGCACCGATGCCGCTGCCGCCGTGCTGATGCGGGCCTACGGTCTGCCGATAGAAACGGTGCCCACCCACCTGCGCGGCCCGGAAGTGTACCGGGCGGCCCTGAGCACGGGCGGCCTGACATGGCTGCTGCGGAACCTGGGCAACCTGGGGCGGCTGGGCGTGCTGAGCCTGAACGACCGTGCGCTGACCGACGCGATCATCGCCCGCATCACCGATCCGGCTGCACTCAAGCGGGGCCGTATCCACCCCATCGACGTACTGAAGGCCCGCCTGGTGTACGGACAGGGGCGCGGCGTGCGCGGCGACGGCACCTGGATTCCAGTTCCCCGCGTGGTGGACACACTGGATGACGCGTTCTACACGGCGTTCGGAAACGTGCAGCCCGCCGGAACGCGGCACCTGCTGGCGCTCGACGTGAGCGGTTCGATGACGGCGGGGCAGGTGGCGGGTGTGCCCGGCCTGACGCCCAACATGGCCGCCGCCGCCATGAGCATGCTGGCCCTGAAGACCGAGCCGAGCGCTCTGACGATGGGCTTCGCACAGACGTTCCGCCCGCTGAATCTGACGCCGAAGGACACGCTGGCTGCCGCGATGCAGAAGGCGCAGTCGGCCAGCTTCGGGGCCACCGACTGCGCCCAGCCGATGCTGTGGGCCGCGCAGCATCGGCAGCAGATCGATACCTTCGTGGTCTACACCGACAACGAAACGTGGGCGGGGCACGTCCATCCCAGCGTGGCGCTCGACCAGTACCGGCAGCGCATGGGCATCGCCGCCCGGCTGATCGTGGTCGGTCTGACCGCCACCCGCTTCAGCATTGCCGATCCCAGCCGCAGCGACATGCTCGACGTGGTGGGCTTCGACAGCGCCGCGCCGCAGGTGATGAGCAGCTTTGCGCGGGGCGAACTGTAAAACAGGAGTTAGGCAAAAAGCAGCGGTCTGAGCAGCCAGATAAGGCGTTCAGACCGCTGTTTCTCCTTCCCATTCCCTTCTTCCCACTTTCCCCGATGCTAAACTTCCTTCACCCGCTGTCCACCAGTTCACATTCACAGCGGCAGGGTGAGGCGCAATTGGTGCTGGAGCTGAAACTGCTGGGCAACCCGGAAGTTCGCCTGGAAGGTGTGGTGCTCAGCCTTCCACCCAAACGGCTGGCGCTGCTGGCTTACCTGGCGCTGGAAGGTGGGCCGCAGTGCCAGCCGCTGCGCCGCTCCGTACTGTGCAGTGTGCTGTGGAGCGAACAGGACGCGGAAAGTGCGCGGCGCAATCTGCGTCAGGAACTTCACCGCCTGAAGGCGACGCCACTGAGCGCCTGCCTTCAGCTCACACCCGAGACGGTGGGATTGACGGTGGCCGACTGCGACGCCCTGCGCTTCGAGGCTGCCGACCCCGCGCCGGAACATCCTGACGTCCTGAGCGACCTGCTGGCGCTGTACAGCGGCCCACTGCTGCACGAACTGGAGTTGCCGCAGGAGGGCGCATTCGACGAGTGGTTGCAGGAACGGCGCGAGCGGCTGCACGGGCGCTGGCTGGAACTGCGGCGGCAGTGGGCGGCCCATCTGGAAACGGCGGGTGATCTGTGGGGCGCAGTCGAGGCGCTGGAACCGCTGCGCGAGATGGGAGACGAGAGCGCCGCCGTTCGCACCATGCACCTTCAGGCCCGGCTGGGACAGCGGGAAGTGGCGCTGCACACCTTTGCGCGGCTGGAACAGGGGCTGCACGACCTGGGCCTGACCCCCGCGCCCGAAACGCTGGCCCTGCGCGAGCGGCTGCGCGGGCTGCCCAGCCTTCAGCCTGCGCCGCGCCGCGCCAGCCTGCACCACCCCCCGCTGATAGGCCGCGACGCCCTGATTGCCGAACTGGAAGAGCACCTGCTGAAGCAGGGCGGCCTGCTGCTGCTGGAAGGCGAACCCGGCAGCGGCAAAACGGCGCTGGCCTCGGCACTGGCGCAGCGCTGGGGGCCGGGGCTGCGGCTTCAAGGCCGCGAGGAAACGCAGGCCACCCCCTTTCTGCCAGTATCGGAGGCTCTGCGCGGCGTGCTTCCCCAGCTTTCCGACCTGCCCCCCGCGTGGCGGCGCGAGGTGGCCCGCCTGCTGCCCGAACTGGAGAGCGGCAACGAGCACGGCAGTACGGCCCTGAGCGAGCAGGGTGAGGGCCGCGCCCGCTTTCTGGAGGGGCTGAGCGTGGCGCTGCGGCACGCGCTGGGCGGCGGCCTGCTGTGGCTCGACGATCTGCAATGGTTTGACCCGTCGAGCCTGGAAGTGCTGGGCCTGGCACTGAGGCCGGAAAACTGGCGGGCCATCGCCACCGCCAGACCGCTGGAACGCCGCCAGAATGCGCCGCTCGAACAGTTGCTTTCGGCGCTGGAACGCCGCCGGGCCGTCAGTTTCCGCGAGCTGCCCCCTCTGACGGAAACCGACCTGCTGCGGCTGATCCGGGTGCTGTCATCGTCGGTGAGTGGGGGGGTGCGCTTCGCCCGGCGGCTGCACGCGGCCACGCACGGCAACCCGCTGTTTGCGCTGGAAACCCTGAAGACCCTGCTGGACAGCGGCGAGCTGCGCGAACAGGACGGCGTGTGGCACACCGAATTCGACGCCGCCACTCAGGACTATCACGAACTGCCGCTGCCGGTCAGTGTCAGAAGCGCGGTGCTATCGCGGCTGGGCCAACTGAGCGAGGGGACGCAACAGCTTCTGGCGAGCGCGGCGCTGCTGGGTGACGCCTTCGAGCTACCAGAGTTGGAGGGCAGCACGCCGCTGAGCGAATGGGCGCAACTGGACGCGCTGGAACAGGCGCTGGGGGCTGGATTCCTGCGCGTCGATCCGGCCAGTTCGCAGGCCGCGCCCCGCTACCAGTTCTCGCACCATCTGGTGCAGCGGGCGCTGACCTCGAATCTGAGCGCCGAGCGCAGGCGCTGGCTGCACCGGCAACTCGCCGCCACGCTGGCACGGCTGGAAGCGCGGCCCGCCCGACTCGCCGTGCATCTGGAAGGCGCGGGCCAGCGGCAACAGGCCGCCCAGATGCGCCTGCGGGCCGCGCAGGAGGCCGCCGACGTGTACGCCCACCTGGAAACCCTGGAGCACCTGGATGCGGCGCTGCGGCTGGAACTGGACGCGCCCACCACCTTCGAGGTGCAGTTGCAGCGGGCCGGGGTGTACAGCATGCTCGACGACAAGCCCGCCTGGGAAGCCGCGCTGGAGGCAGCCAGAGCGTGCGCCCAGCAGCCGGGCGACCTGCTGCGCCTGGAACTCAGGTTCTGCGAGCTGGAATTTCATCTGGGGCGCTATCCGGCGGTGCTGGAGCGGGTGAACGCCCTGTGGGAGCAGCCCGACCTGACCCCGGAGCAACGCGGCTGGGCGGGCCTGTGGGCCGGAAACGCCAACAGCCGCACCGCCCGTTTGACCGAGGCGGTGGACTGGTATCGCCGCGCACTGGACGGCGTACCCGAACACGAACTGATTCTGCGCGGGCGACTGCTGAACGCCTGGGCGTATGCGCTCTACGTGCTGGGTGAACTGGATGACGGCAAAGAGAAGGTGCAAGAGGCGATGGAATGCTTTGTCGCTGCCAATTACCGTAAAGGGCAGGCAATGGCACACAACACGGCGGGAGCGCTGGCAGAGAAAGCCGACGATGATGAGGAAGCTGTTTCTCACTATCAGCAGTCTTATGACTGTTCTCAGGAGATTGGCGACTTACAGAACCAGCGCCTAGCGCTCTCTAATCTAGGAGGCACTTATCTAAAAGCGTTACAGTTGGAGAAAGCTCTTACCGCGATAAATTCAGGACTAGAGCTGATCGAAATTCTACCTGATCCATACTCAGAATGTCTATTCTACGAAGACTTGGCAGAGATATATAAACTCCGAAATCAATATAACAGATCGCTGAGTACTCTTGATAAAGGTTTACAAATCGCAGATCTATATGAACTAAATGATTGGAGTGCACAAGGCCGTGTAAACAAAGTGAGACTTCTCATTATTTTAGAGAGAAATGATGATGAAGTAAACGCCGTTATTTGCGAAACTCGAGCAATTTTATCGCTTGTTCCCGATAAATTGAAGAATGAAATTGAACAAGAACTTAAAACTCTACTATTAACTAGACCGGACGTATCAACCCTTGAGTCATCGGAAGCAGCGCAGTAACGGTCAGGTAACACTTGATATGGTAAGGTCAGTTCGAACAGCACGGTTCAAAATTTACATATATCTACCGGAGGACTACTTATGAAGACTAGCAGAAGCTTTAGAGCCAGCATTTCTGGGGCGTTTTGTATTTTGACGTTTGGAATCGCCGCACTTACATTATCCAGCTCAACACTCGCAGCGACATTGTGTCAGCCCGACAATATGCCCTGTGGCACCGTCATTTTGAACAGGACAGTTGCAGGCGGCAGCATCATCCCCGCCGATTTCATCACCTCGGATACGGCGCTGCTGTCCAAGCTGGGCAGATCGTTCGTGGTCACCATTCCCGCGAACTCCGATGCCCCGGTGGAGGTGGGCGGCATGAAGCTTTCGCCCAAGCAGCTCGATCCGTCGGGCAAGGGCGGCACCTTCGTCTTCACATACAAGAGCCAGAAGAAGGACGCAAAGGGAAATACCGTGTTCAGCTTCAACGTGGCAAGAAGGTAACAGTTCAAACGCCCACACAGGCCGCCTCCGGGCGGTCTTTTCGTTGGGCCGTGTCGCGCCAGGATGGGGGTAACGGGCAGGTAACACCGCCCCTTCTAAGCTCTGAGCATCAGACGAAGCACCCCACCGGAGGCGCAATGGACGACAAACAGACCCAGACGACCCTCTTCCCCAAAGCCGCTCCTGCCGTGTTCCGACTCTGCATCTACACCCAGCCCTGGCAGGCCACGCTCGAACCGCTCACCCCCTTCCCCGCCGGACGGCCCGAGTCCTTCCTGAGTCCACTGGAACTGCTGGAACGCCTCGAACAGAGCAGCAATTTCCCCTTCGGCCTCAGATGAATGCTCCGCCCGGCACCTCCAGAGGCCCACCTTCTCCGCGTACAGCCCGACCGAAGCCCCTCCCAGCGCCTTTCGCCCACCCCCTCAAGGAGACCATCATGTCCAAGTACATCACCCTGCTGACCGTTGCCGCACTCGCCCTCGCCACCCCCGCCCTCGCCGCGTCCAGCGATTTCGTAGGCACCTGGACCAATACCGACAGCAGCACACGCGGTATCACCCGCATCGTGGTCACGCCGAACGGTGACGGCACGCTGAATATGCAGGTGTTCGGCAAGTGCAGCCCCAGCGACTGCGACTGGGGCAAGGTGGCGGCGGTGGCCTACAGCAGTGGCGTGCAGGACAATAACCAGACCGTCGTGAGCGCCGTGTACCCCAAGGGCTTCTCGAACACCATGGTGGTGCTGCACAAAAATGCGTTTGGCATGGTGGAAGCCATGAGCCTGACGCAGTTCCTCGACAAGAGCAACCGCCAGAATTACGGCTCGGTGGACCTGTTCAGGCGCTGAGGCAACGAGCAGGGCAGGATATTCAGCGCCGCTGCATCAATGTCCAGCGACTCCTGCGTGTTGGAAGTCGCGCCTGATTGAAGGCCGCCGATTTACGTTGGTGTTACGTGCCTGGAAGTACCTTGACAGAAAGTTGAGCGTCCTGCCTTGAAGTCCTGCCGTTCTTACTTCTCAGAAGAGCGCCCAGATCAGCCAGGTATTCAGATCGTTCGAGTCCATCAGAGGAGGGTCGATATGAGAAGGTTCGCGCCGATAACGGTTTGTGCCTTGATGCCCGCATTGCTGCTGGCTGCCTGTGGCGGAGGCACCACCACGCCGCCCCCAGTCACCAAAACAGTCGATGACCTGACCATTACCGCCAAGCAACTCAGCCTGCCTGTTACCAGTTACGACATCGGCAACTATTCCTTTCAAAGTGTACTGGTGGGCAACAGCATCTATTTCGCCAATTACTCGAATACCGCCAAAAGTCAATTTTTTGCCCGCTACGACATTCCCTCCAACACCTTTTCTTCACCGCTGGCCGTTTCCAGTAACGTCTGCGGCTGCGGATACATGAGCAAACTGGTCAGCGACGGAACCAATATTTTTTACATCGCCAACGACGCGACCAAGTACACGGCCTCTTCAAATACCTGGACTGCCATCAGCTATCCCGCGACAGCCAAAGACAACGCCGGGGAAGCAGGCGTGACCTACGCCAATGGCAACATCTACTTCGTGGGCGGAAGAACGCCGAGCACACTGTTCAAATATTACAATATCGCCTCGAATTCGTGGTTTACCGGACCGAATTATCTGTATGCCACCAATGAAAGCGAAGTTGTTGCCTATAAAGACAAAATCTACGTACTCGGCGGCACAGGGGCGCAAACCAAGATGGCTAGCTTCTCGACCAGCACCAATGTCTGGACACCGCTCAACGATCTGCCCTTCACGGCCCATACGTCTTACGAGAATGCCTATTCTGCCGTCCTGGGAGACGATCTGTTTCTTCTTCAGGGCCAGTCGGTCTATATCTACGATCTGGTCAATAATGTCTGGGCCAAAAACCCGATTGTCCTCAGCACCGTGGCATCGGGCAACAGCAATACATTGTTCTCTAACGGCATCAAACTGTACATAGCGGGCAAGAACTCATCGAATATTCCACAGGTCTACGAACTGACCGTGCAGTAAGTTGGGCCGGGCCAAAAACTACCGGAAGCATCGGAAGTCGTCGAACGACCATTCCCGATGCTTCCGGTGGTGTTGTAACTTGACAGAAGGTCAATCAGACGACCTCTGTTCGGTCAGGGCAGGTAAAATCCGCCCGCGAATGCGTGTACCTCGGCCTTCACGTCTTCGCCTTTCAGAGCGCGGTCGATCAGGTCAGCAATGGTCTTCATGTGCTCTTCGACCATGCCGCGTGTGGTGACGGCAGGCGTGCCGATGCGGATGCCGCCGCCGTGCAGAATCTTCTCGGTGTCGTAGGGCAGCGTGCTCTTGGAGATGGTGATGTGGTTGGCGTCGAGCAGCTTGGTGGCCTTCGTGCCGTTCAGCCCCTGCGGGCGGATGTCGAGCACGAACAGGTGGTTATCGGTGCCGCCCGACACTACCCGGTAGCCTCTGGCCTGGAACTCGGCAGCGAGCGCCTGGGCGTTCTTGATGATCTGAGCGCTGTAGGCCTTGAATTCGGGCTTCAGCGCCTCGCCAAAGGCAATCGCCTTGCCCGCGATGACGTGTTCCAGCGGCCCGCCCTGATGCCCCGGAAAGATGGCGCGGTCGAGCTTGGCGGCGATTTCGAGGTCACTGGAGAGCAGCAGACCGCTTCTCGGGCCGCGCAGGGTCTTGTGGGTGGTGGTGGCGACCACGTGCGCGTGCGGCAGCGGGCTGGGGTGCAGGCCAGCCGCGACCAGTCCGGCGATATGCGCGATATCGGCGAACAGCACCGCGCCCACTTCATCGGCGATGGCGCGGAAGGCCGCGAAGTCGATGATGCGGCTGTACGCGCTGGCTCCGGCGATGATCATTCTGGGCTGGTGCTCCAGCGCCAGCGCCCGCACCTTGTCCATGTCGATCAGCTCGGTTTCGGGATCGACCTGATACCCGACAATCTTGTAACGCATTCCCGAAAAGTTGACCGGGGAACCGTGCGTCAGGTGGCCGCCGTGCGCCAGATCGAGGCCCAGCACCGTGTCACCTTCCGAAAGCAGTGCGCCGTACACCGCGATGTTGGCGCTGCTGCCGCTGTGGGGCTGCACGTTGGCCCAGGCCGCACCGAAGAGCTGCTTGGCCCGTTCGATAGCCAGCAGCTCGACCTGATCGACCACCTCGCAGCCGCCGTACCAGCGCTTGCCAGGGTAGCCCTCGGCGTACTTGTTCGTCAGAACGCTGCCCACTGCCTCGCGCACGGCGGCACTGGTGAAGTTCTCGGAGGCGATCAGTTCCAGCCCGACGCGCTGACGCTCGGCCTCCTGCTGGATCAGGTCGAACACGGCAGTGTCGCGCTCGGCGGCATGGGTCTCGGGGCGGTTATCGGTCGCAGTCATAATTCTAAAGTACCACCGACGCCGCCCGCGCACTCAGGCCGGGATAGACGCGAATGGACTGTGCACCAGGAGCGCAGTCCGTTTCAGCTGGAAAGTTCGTTGACCTGAGGCCGGAAGTTGACGCGGCGAATCAGGTCGAGATATTCCTGCTCGCTCAGGGC
Above is a genomic segment from Deinococcus ruber containing:
- the glyA gene encoding serine hydroxymethyltransferase, whose product is MTATDNRPETHAAERDTAVFDLIQQEAERQRVGLELIASENFTSAAVREAVGSVLTNKYAEGYPGKRWYGGCEVVDQVELLAIERAKQLFGAAWANVQPHSGSSANIAVYGALLSEGDTVLGLDLAHGGHLTHGSPVNFSGMRYKIVGYQVDPETELIDMDKVRALALEHQPRMIIAGASAYSRIIDFAAFRAIADEVGAVLFADIAHIAGLVAAGLHPSPLPHAHVVATTTHKTLRGPRSGLLLSSDLEIAAKLDRAIFPGHQGGPLEHVIAGKAIAFGEALKPEFKAYSAQIIKNAQALAAEFQARGYRVVSGGTDNHLFVLDIRPQGLNGTKATKLLDANHITISKSTLPYDTEKILHGGGIRIGTPAVTTRGMVEEHMKTIADLIDRALKGEDVKAEVHAFAGGFYLP
- a CDS encoding ATP-binding protein, coding for MLNFLHPLSTSSHSQRQGEAQLVLELKLLGNPEVRLEGVVLSLPPKRLALLAYLALEGGPQCQPLRRSVLCSVLWSEQDAESARRNLRQELHRLKATPLSACLQLTPETVGLTVADCDALRFEAADPAPEHPDVLSDLLALYSGPLLHELELPQEGAFDEWLQERRERLHGRWLELRRQWAAHLETAGDLWGAVEALEPLREMGDESAAVRTMHLQARLGQREVALHTFARLEQGLHDLGLTPAPETLALRERLRGLPSLQPAPRRASLHHPPLIGRDALIAELEEHLLKQGGLLLLEGEPGSGKTALASALAQRWGPGLRLQGREETQATPFLPVSEALRGVLPQLSDLPPAWRREVARLLPELESGNEHGSTALSEQGEGRARFLEGLSVALRHALGGGLLWLDDLQWFDPSSLEVLGLALRPENWRAIATARPLERRQNAPLEQLLSALERRRAVSFRELPPLTETDLLRLIRVLSSSVSGGVRFARRLHAATHGNPLFALETLKTLLDSGELREQDGVWHTEFDAATQDYHELPLPVSVRSAVLSRLGQLSEGTQQLLASAALLGDAFELPELEGSTPLSEWAQLDALEQALGAGFLRVDPASSQAAPRYQFSHHLVQRALTSNLSAERRRWLHRQLAATLARLEARPARLAVHLEGAGQRQQAAQMRLRAAQEAADVYAHLETLEHLDAALRLELDAPTTFEVQLQRAGVYSMLDDKPAWEAALEAARACAQQPGDLLRLELRFCELEFHLGRYPAVLERVNALWEQPDLTPEQRGWAGLWAGNANSRTARLTEAVDWYRRALDGVPEHELILRGRLLNAWAYALYVLGELDDGKEKVQEAMECFVAANYRKGQAMAHNTAGALAEKADDDEEAVSHYQQSYDCSQEIGDLQNQRLALSNLGGTYLKALQLEKALTAINSGLELIEILPDPYSECLFYEDLAEIYKLRNQYNRSLSTLDKGLQIADLYELNDWSAQGRVNKVRLLIILERNDDEVNAVICETRAILSLVPDKLKNEIEQELKTLLLTRPDVSTLESSEAAQ
- the rsr gene encoding RNA-binding protein Rsr — protein: MKTPLKTMLSAVNPLKRPQGQPLNARQVQNNAGGFVYSIGDEARLTRFLVLGSDGGTFYAAPEQHTLQATDFLRELVVRDAALALRITLDVVRRNRAPRPDPALLMLALIAKTAPNVTDRQAAWAALPEVARTGTMLLHFLAFARVLGGWGRLTRRGVANVYETLPTEKLALWAVKYKARDGWSQADALRLAHPKTDDPARNAVLKFMVDGVLESKHPETRVIEGAGLVQATSTDAAAAVLMRAYGLPIETVPTHLRGPEVYRAALSTGGLTWLLRNLGNLGRLGVLSLNDRALTDAIIARITDPAALKRGRIHPIDVLKARLVYGQGRGVRGDGTWIPVPRVVDTLDDAFYTAFGNVQPAGTRHLLALDVSGSMTAGQVAGVPGLTPNMAAAAMSMLALKTEPSALTMGFAQTFRPLNLTPKDTLAAAMQKAQSASFGATDCAQPMLWAAQHRQQIDTFVVYTDNETWAGHVHPSVALDQYRQRMGIAARLIVVGLTATRFSIADPSRSDMLDVVGFDSAAPQVMSSFARGEL